In Lysobacter firmicutimachus, one genomic interval encodes:
- a CDS encoding DUF416 family protein has product MKHAAFDRNALLKKLARLDRWRKLGFGILCCDRLMPNYQNFQQDAEWGDVLFLCRALELARSDLGGIGSDANLVRRLMTECEQLAPSSEDFTALRTASAQDACFAVCSLLEHLVDGGAERIVTIATYATDSVDLYVQETEGMDPDDARLEAGILEHPLMQQELDRQHCDLELVSRSALSRADLARAISTDSSGSRGGLELPG; this is encoded by the coding sequence ATGAAACATGCGGCATTTGATAGGAATGCGCTGCTCAAGAAGCTGGCGCGATTGGATCGATGGCGGAAACTCGGATTCGGCATCCTATGCTGTGACAGGCTCATGCCCAACTATCAAAACTTCCAGCAAGACGCCGAGTGGGGCGATGTGCTGTTTCTGTGCCGCGCGCTGGAACTGGCCCGATCCGATCTCGGTGGTATCGGAAGTGATGCGAATTTAGTACGGCGGTTGATGACCGAATGCGAACAATTGGCGCCGAGCTCGGAGGATTTCACTGCGCTGCGGACTGCTTCGGCCCAGGATGCCTGTTTCGCTGTTTGCAGCCTGCTCGAGCACCTCGTCGATGGAGGAGCGGAGCGCATTGTTACGATTGCGACTTATGCTACGGATTCGGTGGATCTCTATGTCCAGGAGACCGAGGGCATGGATCCCGACGATGCAAGGCTTGAAGCCGGAATTCTCGAACATCCGCTCATGCAACAGGAGTTGGATCGCCAGCACTGCGATCTTGAACTCGTGTCGCGCTCGGCCCTGAGTCGTGCCGATCTCGCTCGCGCGATTTCTACCGATTCTTCAGGCAGTAGGGGGGGCCTTGAGCTGCCAGGTTGA
- a CDS encoding TonB-dependent receptor translates to MTTTKTTLLAASILLCLYAGRGQAAEAAPLPAAAADSGAAAAPADDATTLDAVSVVGTGQTRQVQALGRAELQREAAGTSPLKVMAKLPGVHFQSSDPWGNYEWSSKLNIRGFSQQQLGFTLDGVPLGDMSYGNHNGLHIGRAISSENLSGAELSQGSGAIDTASSGNLGGTLRFFSSDPSAEFGVRLAQTVGSDATSRTYARLDTGDHGGFSAYLSGVFHTTDKWKGEGPQRNSQFNGKFVFSGEDFRISGYADSSRRRETDYADLSLESAKRLGMDWDNYAKDWQRAIDAAQGRFRGGVTSLDDAYYIARGVRDDDLAYVSADWNVTPDVVLAATAYYHRNEGQGHWATPYSTSPTVPLRMRTTEYDIERTGFMPSLSWQIGNHRLQAGLWLEKNDHGVQRNFYDLNRNEPPNEIFFYRNPDQRVFRQRFDTDTRMYYVLDHMEFADGRLAVDAGFKGLRVETDGKTLIGGASRASGKLVSEDNFLPQIGARWQLSEHEEIFGSYSENLSAFRTGVNGPHSTSQAAFNAAVATLEPESSKTFEAGLRTSRDAIEASVAVYRVNFENRLLAIARCAGIVGCASSFANVGDVESRGAEVTVLWKPLAGFSWYHSLAFNDSQYESDYLDGATLVRTRGKQVVDAPKRLYATEVRWERDGLQLQLGAKYTDKRYLTYLNDSKVDAFWIFDAAASYEWKDLSWADAFKLQLNVTNLFDKEYFGSIGTNGFVASDPRGLNYTLQSGAPRQVFLTGELKF, encoded by the coding sequence ATGACGACGACGAAGACGACGCTCCTCGCCGCCTCGATTTTGCTGTGCCTGTACGCCGGCCGCGGCCAGGCCGCCGAAGCCGCTCCCTTGCCCGCAGCGGCCGCCGACAGCGGCGCCGCCGCGGCCCCGGCCGACGACGCGACCACGCTGGACGCGGTGTCGGTGGTCGGCACCGGCCAGACCCGCCAGGTGCAGGCCCTGGGCCGCGCCGAACTGCAGCGCGAGGCCGCCGGCACCAGCCCGCTGAAGGTCATGGCCAAGCTGCCGGGCGTGCACTTCCAGAGCTCCGATCCCTGGGGCAACTACGAGTGGTCGAGCAAGCTCAACATTCGCGGCTTCTCGCAGCAGCAGCTCGGCTTCACCCTCGACGGCGTGCCGCTGGGCGACATGAGCTACGGCAACCACAACGGCCTGCACATCGGCCGCGCGATCAGCAGCGAGAACCTGTCCGGCGCCGAGCTGTCGCAGGGCAGCGGCGCGATCGACACCGCGTCCTCGGGCAACCTCGGCGGCACGCTGCGCTTCTTCAGCTCCGATCCCTCGGCCGAGTTCGGCGTGCGCCTGGCCCAGACCGTCGGCAGCGACGCCACCAGCCGCACCTATGCGCGCCTGGACACCGGCGACCACGGCGGCTTCAGCGCCTACCTCAGCGGCGTGTTCCACACCACCGACAAGTGGAAGGGCGAGGGCCCGCAGCGCAACTCGCAGTTCAACGGCAAGTTCGTGTTCTCCGGCGAAGACTTCCGCATCAGCGGCTATGCCGATTCTTCGCGTCGGCGCGAGACCGACTACGCCGACCTGTCGCTGGAATCGGCCAAGCGTCTGGGCATGGATTGGGACAACTACGCCAAGGACTGGCAGCGCGCGATCGACGCCGCACAGGGCCGCTTCCGCGGCGGCGTGACCAGCCTGGACGATGCTTACTACATCGCCCGCGGCGTGCGCGACGACGACCTGGCCTATGTCAGCGCCGACTGGAACGTCACTCCGGACGTGGTGCTGGCGGCGACCGCCTATTACCACCGCAACGAGGGCCAGGGCCATTGGGCCACGCCGTATTCGACTTCGCCGACCGTGCCGTTGCGCATGCGCACCACCGAGTACGACATCGAGCGCACCGGCTTCATGCCCAGCCTCAGCTGGCAGATCGGCAACCACCGCCTGCAGGCCGGCCTGTGGCTGGAGAAGAACGATCACGGCGTGCAGCGCAATTTCTACGATCTCAACCGCAATGAGCCGCCGAACGAGATCTTCTTCTACCGCAATCCGGACCAGCGCGTGTTCCGCCAGCGTTTCGACACCGATACGCGCATGTACTACGTGCTCGATCACATGGAGTTCGCCGATGGTCGCCTGGCGGTCGACGCCGGCTTCAAGGGCCTGCGCGTGGAGACCGACGGCAAGACCCTGATCGGCGGCGCCAGCCGCGCCAGCGGCAAGCTGGTCTCGGAGGACAATTTCCTGCCGCAGATCGGCGCGCGCTGGCAGCTCAGCGAACACGAGGAAATCTTCGGTTCGTACAGCGAGAACCTGTCGGCGTTCCGCACCGGCGTCAACGGCCCGCATTCGACCTCGCAGGCGGCGTTCAACGCTGCGGTGGCGACGCTGGAGCCGGAAAGCTCCAAGACCTTCGAAGCCGGCCTGCGCACCAGCCGCGATGCGATCGAGGCCTCGGTCGCGGTGTACCGGGTGAACTTCGAGAACCGCCTGCTGGCGATCGCCCGTTGCGCTGGCATTGTCGGCTGCGCCTCCAGCTTCGCCAACGTCGGCGACGTCGAGAGCCGCGGCGCGGAAGTGACCGTGCTGTGGAAGCCGCTGGCCGGCTTCAGCTGGTACCACTCGCTGGCCTTCAACGACTCGCAGTACGAATCCGACTACCTCGACGGCGCCACCTTGGTGCGCACCCGCGGCAAGCAGGTGGTCGACGCGCCCAAGCGCCTGTACGCCACCGAGGTCCGCTGGGAGCGCGACGGCTTGCAGCTGCAGCTCGGCGCCAAGTACACCGACAAGCGCTATCTGACATACCTCAACGATTCCAAGGTCGATGCGTTCTGGATATTCGACGCCGCCGCCTCGTACGAGTGGAAGGACCTGTCCTGGGCCGACGCGTTCAAGCTGCAGTTGAACGTGACCAACCTGTTCGACAAGGAATACTTCGGCAGCATCGGCACCAACGGCTTCGTCGCCTCCGATCCGCGCGGCTTGAACTACACCCTGCAGTCGGGCGCGCCGCGGCAGGTCTTCCTGACCGGCGAACTGAAGTTCTGA
- a CDS encoding lysozyme inhibitor LprI family protein → MRLPTALLCLSLLAALPACERAAAPAAETPGTAAKTAPAAPPATAPAAAVAAAGPIRASFDCAAARSYGETTVCADAALAAKDRDLAAAWRDLSERGLLDAAVRNAQRRWRSERDACTSPACVGAAYDRRLQALRDLALQPDGDAAHRLDGRFVVESVGTGADWIELRFNAVDLAMENERVIQVGDRNDPKVERAAGSIMNLQVQARSAEGKRLLAACATGCTVEGTVEQATRGEWVLTQLRDVAAGAAPSAAAAPIEVGIGDPRRAPLLAALKAVLAKDLGQPVTLRVDLLREQDGWAFASVRPRTADGKPIDFLRTRYAERQRDGVLDGDGTYALLSRRGSAWKVVQFDVGPTDVAWAAWPEEFGAPAAVVQVAAD, encoded by the coding sequence ATGCGCCTGCCGACCGCCCTGCTCTGCCTGTCCCTGCTTGCCGCGTTGCCGGCCTGCGAGCGCGCCGCGGCGCCGGCCGCCGAGACCCCGGGAACCGCAGCGAAAACCGCCCCCGCGGCGCCGCCGGCCACTGCGCCTGCGGCGGCTGTGGCGGCCGCCGGCCCGATCCGCGCCAGCTTCGACTGCGCCGCCGCCCGCAGCTACGGCGAAACGACGGTCTGCGCCGACGCCGCGCTCGCAGCCAAGGACCGCGATCTGGCCGCAGCCTGGCGCGACCTGTCCGAACGCGGCCTGCTGGACGCCGCGGTGCGCAACGCGCAGCGTCGCTGGCGCAGCGAGCGCGATGCCTGCACCAGCCCGGCCTGCGTCGGCGCCGCCTACGATCGGCGCCTCCAGGCGTTGCGCGATCTGGCCCTGCAACCCGACGGCGACGCCGCGCACCGCCTCGACGGCCGCTTCGTCGTCGAGTCGGTCGGCACCGGCGCGGACTGGATCGAACTGCGCTTCAACGCGGTCGACCTGGCGATGGAAAACGAACGAGTGATCCAGGTCGGCGACCGCAACGACCCCAAAGTCGAGCGTGCCGCCGGCTCGATCATGAATCTGCAAGTCCAGGCGCGCAGCGCCGAGGGCAAGCGCCTGCTCGCCGCCTGCGCGACCGGCTGCACCGTCGAAGGCACGGTCGAACAGGCCACGCGCGGCGAATGGGTGCTCACGCAATTGCGCGATGTCGCGGCCGGCGCAGCGCCGTCCGCCGCGGCCGCGCCGATCGAGGTCGGTATCGGCGATCCGCGCCGCGCGCCGCTGTTGGCTGCATTGAAAGCAGTGCTGGCCAAGGATCTCGGCCAACCGGTGACCCTGCGGGTGGATCTGCTGCGCGAACAGGACGGCTGGGCCTTCGCCTCGGTGCGCCCACGCACCGCCGACGGCAAGCCGATCGACTTCCTGCGCACGCGCTATGCCGAGCGCCAGCGCGACGGCGTCCTCGACGGCGACGGCACCTATGCCCTGCTCTCCAGGCGCGGCAGCGCGTGGAAGGTGGTGCAGTTCGACGTCGGCCCGACCGATGTGGCCTGGGCGGCGTGGCCGGAAGAATTCGGTGCGCCGGCGGCGGTGGTGCAAGTCGCCGCCGACTGA
- the lpxH gene encoding UDP-2,3-diacylglucosamine diphosphatase, translating into MTTLFISDLHLDPERPQIAELFGRFVRDEARGADALYILGDLFEAWVGDDDPAETGAFVAAELKALAESGVPVHFIRGNRDFLLGTDYAARAGMRLLPDPSVVLLYGRPTLIGHGDQLCTDDVAYQQFRAQTRHPAWQAQFLAQPLAARLAFAQQARAASKAHQAGLRDAGRMETITDVSPQTVAETFARYGTDRIIHGHTHRPAVHALEVGGRACERIVLGDWYEQGSVLRVDRDGARLQSLS; encoded by the coding sequence ATGACCACCCTTTTCATTTCCGACCTGCACCTGGACCCCGAGCGGCCGCAGATCGCCGAGCTGTTCGGCCGCTTCGTCCGCGACGAGGCGCGCGGCGCCGATGCGCTGTACATCCTCGGCGATCTGTTCGAAGCCTGGGTCGGCGACGACGACCCGGCCGAGACCGGCGCGTTCGTCGCGGCCGAGCTCAAAGCCCTGGCCGAGAGCGGCGTGCCGGTGCATTTCATTCGCGGCAACCGCGACTTCCTGCTCGGCACCGACTATGCCGCCCGCGCCGGCATGCGCCTGCTGCCGGACCCGTCGGTGGTGCTGCTGTACGGCCGCCCGACCCTGATCGGCCACGGCGATCAGCTGTGCACCGACGACGTCGCCTACCAGCAGTTCCGCGCCCAGACGCGCCATCCGGCCTGGCAGGCGCAGTTCCTGGCCCAGCCCCTGGCGGCACGGCTGGCCTTCGCTCAGCAGGCGCGCGCGGCCAGCAAGGCGCACCAGGCCGGGCTGCGCGATGCCGGGCGCATGGAAACCATCACCGACGTCTCGCCGCAGACCGTGGCCGAGACCTTCGCCCGCTACGGCACCGACCGCATCATCCACGGCCATACCCACCGTCCGGCGGTGCATGCGCTCGAAGTCGGCGGCCGCGCCTGCGAACGCATCGTACTCGGCGACTGGTACGAGCAAGGCTCGGTGCTGCGCGTCGACCGCGACGGCGCGCGCCTGCAAAGCCTGAGCTGA
- the gltX gene encoding glutamate--tRNA ligase gives MTRTRFAPSPTGYLHIGGARTALYCWLEARRAGGQFILRIEDTDQERSTQAAIDAILEAMDWLGLDYDEGPIYQTHRLARYREVAEQMVAAGTAYYAYETKEELAAARDAAMAAKEKPRYSGAYRDRNEPYRDDPNRVIRFKNPLEGTVAFDDKVKGRIEIANSELDDLVIFRADGYPTYNFAVVVDDWDMGITDVVRGDDHVNNTPRQINIYRALGAPVPHFSHLPMILDEEGNKLSKRTGAADVMQYRDAGYLPHALLNYLVRLGWSHGDQEIFSIEEMTRLFQLQDVNSKASRLDAAKLGWLNQQYLKNDDPAEVGKHLAWHLRQQGYDLAAGPAPADVVIALRDRVQTLKDMAERAAVWYGPLRQYDEAAVAKHLTAAAHAPLSEARTRLAALAAWTAESVAAALHETAEALGLGMGKIAQPMRVAITGTQVSPDISHTVYLAGREQALQRIDAALTKIPA, from the coding sequence ATGACCCGCACCCGCTTCGCCCCCAGTCCCACCGGCTACCTGCACATCGGCGGCGCGCGCACCGCGCTGTACTGCTGGCTGGAAGCGCGCCGCGCGGGCGGGCAGTTCATCCTGCGCATCGAGGACACCGACCAGGAGCGCAGCACCCAGGCCGCGATCGATGCGATCCTGGAGGCGATGGACTGGCTGGGCCTGGACTACGACGAGGGCCCCATCTACCAGACCCACCGCCTGGCGCGTTACCGCGAGGTCGCCGAGCAGATGGTCGCCGCCGGCACCGCCTATTACGCCTACGAGACCAAGGAGGAACTCGCCGCTGCGCGCGACGCGGCGATGGCGGCGAAGGAGAAGCCGCGCTACAGCGGCGCCTACCGCGACCGCAACGAGCCCTATCGCGACGACCCGAACCGGGTGATCCGGTTCAAGAACCCGCTCGAGGGCACGGTCGCGTTCGACGACAAGGTCAAGGGCCGGATCGAGATCGCCAACAGCGAGCTCGACGATCTGGTGATCTTCCGCGCCGACGGCTATCCGACCTACAACTTCGCCGTGGTCGTCGACGACTGGGACATGGGCATCACCGATGTGGTGCGCGGCGACGACCATGTCAACAACACGCCGCGCCAGATCAACATCTACCGGGCGCTGGGCGCGCCGGTGCCGCATTTCTCGCATTTGCCGATGATCCTCGACGAGGAGGGCAACAAGCTGTCCAAGCGCACCGGCGCGGCCGACGTGATGCAGTACCGCGACGCCGGCTATCTGCCGCATGCGCTGTTGAACTACCTGGTCCGCCTGGGGTGGTCGCACGGCGACCAGGAAATCTTCTCCATCGAGGAGATGACCCGGCTGTTCCAGCTCCAGGACGTGAACTCCAAGGCCTCGCGCCTGGACGCGGCCAAGCTGGGCTGGCTCAACCAGCAGTACCTCAAGAACGACGATCCGGCCGAGGTCGGCAAGCACCTGGCATGGCATCTGCGCCAGCAGGGCTACGACCTGGCCGCCGGCCCGGCGCCGGCCGACGTGGTGATCGCGCTGCGCGACCGCGTGCAGACGCTCAAGGACATGGCCGAGCGCGCGGCGGTCTGGTACGGACCGTTGCGGCAGTACGACGAGGCGGCGGTGGCCAAGCACCTGACCGCGGCCGCGCACGCGCCGCTGAGCGAGGCGCGCACGCGTCTGGCCGCGCTGGCGGCGTGGACCGCGGAGAGCGTGGCGGCGGCCCTGCACGAGACGGCCGAAGCCTTGGGCCTGGGCATGGGCAAGATCGCCCAGCCGATGCGGGTGGCGATCACCGGCACTCAGGTCAGCCCGGACATCTCGCATACGGTCTATCTGGCCGGCCGCGAGCAGGCCTTGCAACGTATCGACGCCGCCCTCACTAAGATTCCGGCATAG
- a CDS encoding transcriptional repressor, protein MSTHTACTDPQHHVHDGDAFVHEVERACEQRGLRLTPIRAHALRLIADAGRPMKAYDLLDRMKATHDAAAPPTIYRALDFLLEHGFIHKLASINAFVGCHHPGGAQHAVPFLICDSCQSATELEDERIVDLLEARARALGFVPQAQTLEVHGMCADCVQAKAAQG, encoded by the coding sequence ATGAGCACCCACACCGCCTGCACCGATCCCCAGCACCACGTCCACGATGGCGACGCCTTCGTGCACGAGGTCGAGCGGGCCTGCGAGCAGCGCGGCCTGCGGCTGACTCCGATCCGCGCCCACGCGCTGCGCCTGATCGCCGACGCCGGCCGGCCGATGAAGGCCTACGACCTGCTCGACCGGATGAAGGCGACCCACGACGCTGCGGCGCCGCCGACCATCTATCGCGCGCTGGATTTCCTGCTCGAGCACGGCTTCATCCACAAGCTGGCCTCGATCAACGCCTTCGTCGGCTGCCATCACCCGGGCGGCGCCCAGCACGCGGTGCCGTTCCTGATCTGCGACAGCTGCCAATCGGCGACCGAACTGGAAGACGAGCGCATCGTCGATCTGCTCGAAGCCCGGGCGCGCGCACTGGGCTTCGTGCCGCAGGCGCAGACGCTGGAAGTGCACGGCATGTGCGCGGACTGCGTGCAGGCGAAGGCGGCGCAGGGCTAG